The following nucleotide sequence is from Armatimonadota bacterium.
TGCTGAATCAATTGGTACCACCAAGACAACAATTTCACCCGGGTTAATAAGGTCACCAATTATTGTTGGTTCACAGAATCCTGCGGGCGCATTTGCAATCAATTCTTGCTTTAAAACATTAATATTCTCACCGGTTGCAGATGAGACACGAACAAAAGGGAGAAAGCGCTTGCGTGCCCAAACTTCGACCTGACTAATAGCTTTGTTATCATCCGCAATAAAATCGCTCTTTGACTCGACTACAATTAATGGAATTTGACGGTCGGCAGCCATGTCAGCTAGCTTGTCTTCCCACTCGCCAGGAGCTTGCTTTGCTTCAATTAGCAAAACTGCAAGGTCAGTTTTTTCTAACACTCTTAGTGTCTTCTCAACACGAAGCTCGCCAAGCACCCCTACGTCGTCAATACCTGCAGTGTCTGTGATAACCACCGGTCCAATTGGAAGTATCTCCATTGCTTTGGACACGGGGTCGGTCGTTGTGCCTGGAATATCAGAAACAATTGCCACTTTCTGACCGGTTAATGCATTAATAAGAGATGATTTCCCCGAGTTTCTGCGTCCAAATATGCTTATGTGCAATCGCTCCCCAGATGGAGTTTGGTTCAAACTAGGCATTGCAATTTCACTTCCGCTGGCAAGATATAAACTCAAAGTGCTTTGCATTGTTGATCAAAGCACTGTTTTATTTTAGCATTTCACCTTAAGCTCGGCAAAGGATGCTAATTCACTACATAAACTCGCTCCTCGCCGCGCCTACCTGTTCAATGGCACTTATATGCCGATCGAAGCAATCGGGGAGCAATGGCCGCCAAACTGTTTGAAGAAAACCTTTAAGTCTTTCGGGCGCAATATTCTCCTTCGCAAATTTAACTGTATCTCTAAAATTCGTGGAAACCGTCCAATTGCTCCCAGTAGGAACTTGGTCATAGCCATGCTTTTCTAAATCAAGGTATGCTTTTACATAGCTAATTTCTGGTGAAAAAGACTCACCATAGTACCAATTGCTTTGAAGTACTGATTTCGGCATCCTTGCTAAAAACTCGTCCGGATGTACCCATATATAATCTGACCAAATCCATGGACGTGCGCCGCCTTTTTCAACCTGTTCTACAAGAAACAAGAAATCATGCCACCACAAATCATGCTGACGGATTACAACGTAATCATACATTGCCTGGTGTGCAGCCGTTTCCTCATCCATGCCAAGATGAAAAAGACGCGGTTTATCAAAAATTTCAATAGCCTCTTGGATTAGGTCCCTGCAGACCCCGTAGTACGTGTCAGTGCTTAGCATTCGAGAATAGGGTCCCAGCCAAACATCATGGCATG
It contains:
- a CDS encoding Tat pathway signal protein → MKDDRIWAYLIHLGFNFWADREAPEWNLPHITARPYMRFNRELWERLIPKFVEAGINTLVIDLGEGVRYESHPELAARDAWTVKELKTKLACLRNLGIEPIPKMNFSACHDVWLGPYSRMLSTDTYYGVCRDLIQEAIEIFDKPRLFHLGMDEETAAHQAMYDYVVIRQHDLWWHDFLFLVEQVEKGGARPWIWSDYIWVHPDEFLARMPKSVLQSNWYYGESFSPEISYVKAYLDLEKHGYDQVPTGSNWTVSTNFRDTVKFAKENIAPERLKGFLQTVWRPLLPDCFDRHISAIEQVGAARSEFM